GGGCAACTACGTGCAGGACACCCAGCGCATCGCGCGGGACCCGGGGCACCGGCTGGACGGCCAGAACCGCACGGAGCTGGGCGTGCTGGCGCTCACCATCAACGACCTGCTTGATCACCTGCAGGGCCGCGAGGCGCAGCTGCGCGAGCAGGGACGCCGCGACGAGCTGACGGGCACGTACTCCCGCGCGGGCCTGACCGAACTGCTGCGCGAGGACCCCACCATCCGCAGCGCGCTGCTGGTCGAGGTGCCGCGTCTGCAGGAACTCAGCGGCCTGTACGGCAGCCCGTTCGTGGACCGCCTGATCAGTGAACTGGCGGGCCGATTGCAGGAGCTCGGGCCGGATCACGTGGTGGGGCGGCTCAGTTCGAACGGCTTGGCGCTGATCACGCGGCTGCCCGCCACGACCGACCCGCTGGCCGTCCTGGAAGGTCTGGAACGCCCGTTCGCCCTGCGGGAGGGGGAGGTCACGCTGAAATTGGTGGCGGGGTTCTCGCAGTCCGCGTACCCCGTACCGTTCTCCGCGTTGCAGCGGCAGGCGTTCCTGGCCCTGCAGCACGCCATGGACCGCAAGGAGCACCTGGGGATCTTCAACGAGGAGATGCTGCGCCGCAGCCAGTACGGGCACACGCTGGAAACGCAGTTGCAGGGGGCCGTCACGCGAAACGAGCTGTCGCTGATGTACCAGCCGATCAGTGACGTGCTGACCGGGCAGTGGGTGTCACTGGAAGCGCTGATGCGCTGGCAGCACCCGCAGCTGGGCACCGTGCCGCCCAGCACGTTCATTCCGGTGGCGGAACGCAGCGGGCAGATCTACCAGCTGGGCGACTGGGCGCTGCAGACGGCCGCGCGTGACATTCAGGAGGCGCGCGCACTGTGGCCCGGGGCGCACGTGAACGTGAACGTCAGCCCCGTGCAGCTGCTCATGCCGGATTTTGCAGAGCGCGCCCTGAAGATCCTGTCGGATCTCGGCGTCTCCCCCACCCTGCTGACCTTCGAGGTGACGGAAAGTACCGTCATGCAGAACGTGGACCTCGCCTGCCGGCACCTGGCGCGCCTGCGCAGCGCGGGCGTGCGGATCGCGCTGGATGATTTCGGCAGCGGCCACTCCAGCCTGTCGCTGCTGACCGAGCTGCCGCTGGACGTCGTGAAACTCGACCGGTCCTTCCTGCGCGAAGGCATTCAGGACACGGCGCGCGGCGCGCTGCTGCGCAACACCATCCGCCTCGCGCGGGATCTGGACCTCGCCACGGTGGCCGAGGGGGTCGAGGACGCGGGCATGCTCCAGCGCCTGCAGGAGCTGGGCTGCGAGTACGCGCAGGGCTACCACGTCTCCCGCCCGGATTACCTGGAAGACCTGCTGGCCCTGCGCACCTGATACAGACTCGGGTTGAAAGGCTTGCAAACCTTATCCGTATGACCTATTCCAGGGCGCCCTGGCCGGTCAGGTGGCGACCCACGATCAGGGTGTGAATGTCGTGCGTGCCCTCGTAGGTGTCGACGGTTTCGAGGTTCAGCATGTGCCGGATGACCGGGTACTCGGTGGTGATGCCGTTCCCGCCGTGCAGTTCGCGTGCCAGTCGCGCGCCCTGCAGGGCCACGCGGACGTTGTTGCGTTTGGCGTAACTGACCTGCGCGAAGTTCATGCGCCCGGCGTCTTTCAGGGTGCCCAGGCGCCACGCCAGCAGCGTGCCCAAGCTGTGGTCGGTGGCCATGCGCACCAGTTTGTCCTGCACGAGTTGCCGTGACGCGATGGGTTTCCCGAAGGTCGTGCGGCTGCCCGTATACTCCAGGGTGGCCTGCAGCACGGCTTCGAGCGCGCCCATCGCGCCCCACGCGATGCCGAAGCGGGCGGACGTCAGGCAGGACAGCGGGCTTTTCAGGCCGGCGCTGCCGGGCAGCAGGTTCGCGGCCGGAATGCGGCAGTCCTGCAGGACGATCTCGCCGGTCACGCTGGCGCGCAGGCTCATCTTGCGGTGAATGGGCGGCGCGCTGAAGCCCGGCGTGTCGGTCGGCACGATGAATCCCCGCACGGTTCCCTCGTCGTCCTTGGCCCACACGACGGCCACGTCCGCTTCGGGGCTGTTGGTGATCCACATCTTGTTCCCGTTGAGCACCCAGTGGTCCCCGTCGCGGCGGGCGCGGGTGCGCATCGCGCCGGGGTCGCTGCCGCCGTCCGGTTCGGTCAGGCCGAAACAGCCGATCAGTTCACCGGACGCCAGTCCGGGCAGCCAGCGGCGCCGCTGCTCGTCACTGCCGTACGTGTAGATCGGGAACATGACCAGGCTGCCCTGCACGCTCGCGGCGCTGCGCAGGCCGCTGTCCACGCGTTCGAGTTCGTACATCATCGCGCCGTACGCGCTGTAGGACACGCCCGCCCCGCCATACTCCTCGGGAACGGTCGGGCCCAGCAGGCCCATCTCACCGAAGCGGCGCATGACGCTGCGCACCGGCAGCGAGCCGTCATCCCACCACGCCGCGACTTCCGGCATCAACTCCGCGTCGCAGAAACCCCGCACGCTTTCGCGGACCAGCCGCTCATCGGCTGACAGTAACTCGTGCACACTGAATTCATCGAACATACGCACCTCGGCGGACCCGGAACGCCAGTCGCGCGCCGCCCGTCAGACCAGCAGAATTTGAGGAGGACAGTCTACGCCGCCAGGGACCGCCGCAGGGCTGTACTGCCGCGGTGACGCCCACTGCCCCTGACCGGTGCCCTGGCAGCGGGAGTGGTACGCGGCGCCACGCAGGCAGGGCGATCAACCCTGTTCGGTTGACCGCCCTGCGGGGGGGGGTTGAATCAGCGGCGGGTAGCGGGAGTCACCGTACGACTGGTGGCGGCGCTGCGGGCTCCGAAGACGCTGGCGGCGATGGTCAGGCCGGCGGCGAGCAGCCAGGCCCAGCCGGCGGTGCTGGCGGCGGTGCGGGCAGTGCGCTCGGTGGCGTCAGCAACCTGCTGGGCCTGCTTCTCGAGGCGGTCCACTTCGGTGGTGACAACCGTGCGGACTTCCTGGGCCTGCGCGGCACTCAGGCCCTGGCGTTCCAGGCGGGTCACGAACTGCTCACCGGTCAGGGCGTTCTTGATGGCGGTCACGCGGGCACCGGCGAAGTCGGTGACGTTGCCCAGGTCCTGCTGACCCAGGTCGTACTGCGCGCGGCGGAAGATGCCGCTCACGACGTTCGAGGTGGCCTGCACCTGCTGCTCGTTCAGGTCCTCGCTGTTCCCGGCGATCAGATCGACGATGTCGTCCTCGTTGATGCCGCTGATGAAGTCCTGCACGCCGCCGCTCTGGGCAGTGGCCGTACCGGCGGCGGCCGTGGCGGTCGCGCCCGCGCCGAGGACGTTCCCGGCGGTGGCGGTGGCGGTTCCCAGCAGGCGGCTGGCGCTGTTGAAGGCGAACAGGGTGCTCAGCAGGACGATCATGCCGGCGGTCACGAGTCCGGTCAGGGTGGCGTCTTCGTGGGTCATGGCGGCGATCCCGTCGTCGTTACGGGTGGCGGGCGCGGCGGCGCGCACGGCCGTCAGGCCGGCGACGTACGCACCGACCAGGGCCGCGATGCCGGACCAGATGGCGGCCGCGATACCGACGCCAGAAAGGGTCAGGCCGGTCAGGGCCGTGATGACGGTGCCCAGGGCCAGCAGGGTGAAGGTAGTAACGAGGCCCATCACCATGCCGGCGAGAACACCTCGCCAGGAGAGGCGGTGGGACAGACGGTCTGCGTTCAAAGTCATGAGGGGCATGGTAGGGGGCCGTGAGAACGGGACAGCCGATCCATAAGCGCCGTCCAAGGGACTCTGAACGGAACGCCAGCAGTCGTCTCATACGGACTCCGGTGGAACAGTTTGCAAAACCGTTCCATCCGAGCGGATGCGAGTGGGAGCAAAGCGGGTTCCGGGCGTGGAGTTGGCAACCTGGTGTCGTTCCGGGTTGTCAACGAAACAGACGGAATCCATCTCATACGAAAGGATGCCGGTCTGGTGCTGCACTGCGGCGAGATGAGAGGTTCACGCTCAGCCGTTCAGGCGGGGCTCACGGGCCCGCGACCGGCAGCGGCGAGACTGCCGTATGAGAAGCTACACTGTCCGGCCCGCGCCCGGTCTGCTGTCAGCCTGCGGCGGCGCATGACGGCCCACCGATTCTGGGTGCTCCTCACGGCCGCCTACGCCACGCGCTTCCTGCGCCTCCCGGTCGGCGGCTGGCGCGCTACCGACCTGCGGGACGGGGTCGGCCCGGTCACGCGCCGCACGTACTGGGTGGACCTCGCTGGGCCTGCCCGGGCCAT
The DNA window shown above is from Deinococcus aquaticus and carries:
- a CDS encoding putative bifunctional diguanylate cyclase/phosphodiesterase, giving the protein MFRLNGPPIRQWWSGPEGARQSLRTQVLLLLTILILPALALALVVIPGILERRFAQIERDQVTQFTQIAQEDLLTEERRISLFVLNFTQWSETYEFAAGRNMIFPQSALGASTFTGGRIDYVGITSPGRQLITGLTLKGDTVVAATDLVRTLLASLPRTLPPGGASGVVQVRGKPYLLAGRTITRDDGSGDGGVLMFARALNPQALDQLMHREKTFTARITTVPAGGAEAPKFTPSTVHATTPLLAPNGPPQLALHLSIPRDMYRAAQATVFQLKVAAGLFTLLTAMAFLLFLNRRVLRVLGNYVQDTQRIARDPGHRLDGQNRTELGVLALTINDLLDHLQGREAQLREQGRRDELTGTYSRAGLTELLREDPTIRSALLVEVPRLQELSGLYGSPFVDRLISELAGRLQELGPDHVVGRLSSNGLALITRLPATTDPLAVLEGLERPFALREGEVTLKLVAGFSQSAYPVPFSALQRQAFLALQHAMDRKEHLGIFNEEMLRRSQYGHTLETQLQGAVTRNELSLMYQPISDVLTGQWVSLEALMRWQHPQLGTVPPSTFIPVAERSGQIYQLGDWALQTAARDIQEARALWPGAHVNVNVSPVQLLMPDFAERALKILSDLGVSPTLLTFEVTESTVMQNVDLACRHLARLRSAGVRIALDDFGSGHSSLSLLTELPLDVVKLDRSFLREGIQDTARGALLRNTIRLARDLDLATVAEGVEDAGMLQRLQELGCEYAQGYHVSRPDYLEDLLALRT
- a CDS encoding acyl-CoA dehydrogenase family protein; this translates as MFDEFSVHELLSADERLVRESVRGFCDAELMPEVAAWWDDGSLPVRSVMRRFGEMGLLGPTVPEEYGGAGVSYSAYGAMMYELERVDSGLRSAASVQGSLVMFPIYTYGSDEQRRRWLPGLASGELIGCFGLTEPDGGSDPGAMRTRARRDGDHWVLNGNKMWITNSPEADVAVVWAKDDEGTVRGFIVPTDTPGFSAPPIHRKMSLRASVTGEIVLQDCRIPAANLLPGSAGLKSPLSCLTSARFGIAWGAMGALEAVLQATLEYTGSRTTFGKPIASRQLVQDKLVRMATDHSLGTLLAWRLGTLKDAGRMNFAQVSYAKRNNVRVALQGARLARELHGGNGITTEYPVIRHMLNLETVDTYEGTHDIHTLIVGRHLTGQGALE